In Pedobacter sp. W3I1, one DNA window encodes the following:
- a CDS encoding carbohydrate kinase, protein MITPAICFGEILWDVLPDGAMPGGAPLNVAYHLNKLGLPTSIISKIGNDEKGLELERLLDGWQINKSLLQRDTIHPTSEVIARVGSRNEVSYEIVFPVAWDFIDHQSMIDSALQSSIYFVYGSLASRNTLSRETLFNFLESDAIKVFDINLRPPFFNKRLLADLMERADIIKFNESELQMVQILFGGSFVNEKEQVGFIQECFSIPEVIVTKGEFGASYYRMDQSYHAWGSEVKVKDTIGSGDSFLAAFIANHQLGLSPKTIIKNAIGMGAFIATKKGGCPEYEIEEYKKFIEQIF, encoded by the coding sequence ATGATTACACCTGCTATATGCTTTGGCGAAATATTATGGGATGTGCTGCCTGATGGAGCTATGCCGGGCGGTGCGCCATTAAATGTCGCCTATCATTTAAACAAGCTTGGACTGCCCACCAGTATCATCAGTAAGATTGGCAATGATGAAAAGGGATTGGAACTGGAACGTCTGCTTGATGGCTGGCAAATTAACAAAAGCCTCCTTCAACGCGATACGATTCACCCGACCAGCGAAGTAATTGCCCGGGTGGGTAGCAGGAATGAGGTTTCTTATGAAATCGTGTTTCCTGTTGCATGGGATTTTATAGATCACCAGTCCATGATTGATAGTGCACTGCAATCATCCATATATTTTGTATACGGAAGCCTGGCCTCCAGAAATACACTTTCCAGAGAAACGCTGTTCAATTTCCTGGAAAGCGATGCGATAAAGGTATTTGATATTAACCTCCGTCCTCCTTTTTTTAATAAGCGCCTGTTGGCAGACCTGATGGAGCGGGCAGATATCATCAAATTTAACGAGTCGGAGCTCCAGATGGTTCAGATCCTTTTCGGGGGAAGTTTCGTCAATGAAAAGGAGCAGGTCGGTTTTATACAGGAATGCTTCAGTATTCCCGAAGTGATCGTAACGAAAGGGGAATTTGGGGCTTCCTATTATCGGATGGATCAATCCTACCATGCCTGGGGGTCGGAGGTGAAGGTTAAAGATACCATTGGGAGTGGAGACTCTTTTCTTGCAGCCTTTATTGCCAATCATCAACTGGGCTTGTCACCAAAAACCATCATAAAGAATGCGATCGGGATGGGGGCTTTTATAGCCACTAAAAAGGGGGGCTGTCCGGAATATGAGATTGAAGAATACAAAAAGTTTATTGAACAAATATTTTAA
- a CDS encoding sugar porter family MFS transporter, whose translation MKKHSVLAWSMVVALGGFLFGFDTAVISGAEKSIQQFWNLSAFAHGLTISIALIGTVIGSLIGSRPSDYFGRKNTLYFVAAAYLLSSLGTALADNWYIFLAFRFLGGLGVGISSVTAPIYISEVSPAHRRGRLVGLFQFNVVLGILISYLSNYLLSQGGEASWRWMLGVQAFPSLIFLVLIYFIPESPRWLILKRGAYDKALEILRIINPLNCNEELAAIKKSGQDMQQDKSSDGLFSGKYKTPVILAVLFAFFNQVSGINAIIYYAPRIFEMAGLGAHSSLLSTVGIGMVNFIFTLLAINIIDKVGRKTLMLIGSIGLIISLALVAFAFLGGSSSGFEIPIYVMLFIAFFAFSQGAVIWVFISEIFPNQVRAKGQTLGSSTHWVMAALIAFCFPYLAESFGGANIFFFFSAMMVLQLIFVWKMMPETKGKSLEQIETGIVMH comes from the coding sequence ATGAAAAAACATTCCGTCCTGGCCTGGTCCATGGTCGTAGCCCTAGGCGGCTTTCTGTTTGGATTCGATACAGCCGTGATATCAGGAGCTGAAAAATCCATTCAACAGTTTTGGAACCTTTCCGCATTTGCGCATGGGCTTACCATATCCATTGCACTTATCGGTACGGTGATCGGCTCTCTGATAGGATCCCGCCCATCTGATTATTTCGGAAGAAAAAACACACTTTATTTCGTGGCTGCTGCATACTTACTCTCTTCCCTTGGTACTGCTCTGGCGGATAACTGGTATATCTTTTTGGCATTCCGCTTTTTGGGTGGCCTGGGCGTGGGCATATCGTCTGTAACGGCACCTATTTATATTTCAGAGGTATCCCCGGCACATAGAAGGGGCCGGCTTGTAGGGCTTTTCCAGTTTAATGTTGTACTGGGGATATTGATATCCTATCTGTCAAACTATTTGCTAAGCCAGGGTGGCGAGGCATCCTGGAGATGGATGCTTGGTGTTCAGGCATTTCCTTCACTAATATTCCTGGTGCTAATCTACTTTATTCCTGAAAGCCCAAGATGGCTTATACTCAAACGTGGTGCCTACGATAAAGCATTGGAAATCCTTCGCATCATCAATCCACTAAACTGCAATGAAGAACTTGCCGCTATCAAGAAGTCTGGTCAGGATATGCAGCAGGATAAATCTTCAGACGGACTTTTTTCAGGAAAGTACAAGACACCTGTTATTCTGGCCGTACTGTTTGCCTTCTTCAACCAGGTATCCGGAATAAATGCCATCATTTACTATGCGCCAAGGATATTTGAGATGGCAGGGCTTGGTGCACATTCTTCGCTTTTATCCACTGTCGGTATTGGAATGGTCAATTTTATCTTTACGCTACTGGCTATTAATATCATCGATAAAGTTGGTCGAAAAACCTTGATGCTGATCGGTTCCATAGGCCTGATCATATCCCTTGCACTTGTTGCATTTGCTTTTCTGGGCGGTTCATCCAGCGGTTTCGAGATCCCGATTTATGTCATGCTTTTCATTGCTTTCTTTGCTTTTTCTCAGGGAGCGGTTATCTGGGTATTCATTTCCGAGATCTTCCCCAACCAGGTCAGGGCAAAGGGGCAGACACTCGGCAGTTCTACCCATTGGGTAATGGCAGCACTGATTGCATTCTGCTTCCCCTACTTGGCAGAATCATTTGGAGGGGCAAACATCTTTTTCTTTTTCTCTGCGATGATGGTCTTGCAGTTGATATTCGTTTGGAAAATGATGCCGGAGACAAAAGGCAAGTCGCTGGAGCAGATAGAAACCGGAATTGTAATGCACTAA
- a CDS encoding substrate-binding domain-containing protein: MAAKFHTLSRIFSLIILIAMLCGCGEKKKETEYVIGFSQCVGSDLWRKTMLEEMKMELSLHPGARLVYRDANNSSSKQISQVGELLKMNVDLLIISPNEARPLTPIVDQAYSSGIPVVVIDRKTSSSAYTAYVGADNYQIGKMAGQYVSGLLKGKGNIMEIMGLPGSSPTVERERGFAQGLRKTGNIRISHQVYGDWLKSHATRELLKMRDALDATDLIFAHNDQMAAAASEVISKLGIKRKISIVGVDALPGQGGGLQMIDSKIIDASMLYPTGGREAISTAFRILEKESVLKENILQSVVIDSSNVQLMKLQWNKFSSQQRDIERQQSLLFEQRSLFQNQQIILNVTIVTLVLSVVFGGLAFFSLLENRKINKNLEANNLEILDQRNKLIELSKKAQEATEAKLNFFTNISHEFRTPLTLILSPLEDLINHEKINALAGKNLKLINKNVFRLLRLINQLIEYRKIEYGKMRIRSTPNNLIDFISDIIETFQLAAKKQNIDLRLYTKESDITVWFDVNMLDKVMFNLISNALKFTPVNGKVHITLTMDSSHVYIKVEDNGPGMDEEETLHIFEHFYQAESNAKKGSGLGLSLSKELMTLLHGELSVESQKWRGTIFTVSLPLGSEHLREEEKQTQVEKRDELYENAKIYTSELEYIQAEKNSGAFRQIREQSILVIEDNADLLYYLGEKLGGEYEVFISNTGESGINSAYEQVPDLIICDVVLPDLSGKKITEKLKSDIRTSHIPIILLTAQGSVEQQINGFESMADAYIVKPFNYEYLLATVRNLMKNRLLLKSHYTSDISSGNRQPISKSLDKKFVNDFSGLVEQNLGNENFSVDEISKALGVSRVQLYRKVKALLDCSVTDYIINRRLKKAKFLLINERYTIAEITYMVGFSSPNYFSTVFKSKYGMRPSEFKRKQAPL, encoded by the coding sequence ATGGCCGCGAAGTTTCACACTCTTTCCAGAATATTTAGCTTAATCATTCTTATTGCTATGCTCTGCGGTTGCGGTGAAAAGAAAAAAGAAACTGAATATGTAATTGGTTTTTCACAATGCGTGGGCTCAGATCTCTGGCGGAAGACGATGTTAGAGGAAATGAAAATGGAACTCTCTTTGCATCCGGGTGCCAGACTGGTTTATCGGGATGCGAACAACAGCAGCAGCAAACAGATCTCCCAGGTAGGCGAACTGTTAAAGATGAATGTTGATCTGCTGATCATTTCTCCTAATGAGGCGCGCCCGCTTACGCCAATAGTTGACCAGGCATATAGTAGTGGTATACCTGTGGTTGTTATCGACAGGAAAACGTCATCTTCAGCCTATACCGCTTATGTGGGTGCAGACAACTACCAGATTGGCAAAATGGCCGGGCAGTATGTTTCCGGTCTTCTTAAAGGAAAGGGAAATATTATGGAGATCATGGGACTTCCCGGTTCATCCCCTACTGTAGAAAGAGAGAGAGGATTCGCACAGGGACTCAGGAAAACCGGCAATATTAGAATTTCCCATCAGGTTTATGGAGACTGGCTGAAGTCGCACGCAACGCGTGAGCTTTTGAAAATGCGCGATGCACTGGATGCAACGGATTTAATTTTTGCACACAACGACCAGATGGCCGCTGCAGCCAGCGAAGTCATTAGCAAACTTGGAATAAAGCGTAAGATATCCATTGTTGGGGTTGACGCCTTGCCCGGCCAGGGCGGAGGGCTGCAGATGATCGATAGTAAGATTATAGATGCAAGCATGCTTTATCCTACCGGAGGCAGGGAGGCCATCTCCACAGCATTCCGCATTCTGGAAAAAGAATCCGTACTCAAAGAAAACATCCTGCAGTCTGTGGTCATTGATTCATCGAATGTGCAACTAATGAAGCTGCAGTGGAACAAATTCAGCAGTCAGCAGAGAGATATTGAGCGCCAGCAATCTCTTCTTTTTGAACAGCGTTCGCTCTTCCAGAACCAGCAAATTATATTGAATGTAACCATTGTCACCTTAGTGCTCTCTGTAGTTTTCGGGGGTTTAGCCTTCTTTTCCCTGCTGGAAAACAGAAAAATAAATAAAAACCTGGAGGCGAACAATCTGGAGATCCTGGATCAGCGAAACAAACTTATTGAGCTGTCTAAAAAGGCTCAAGAGGCTACCGAGGCCAAACTTAACTTTTTCACCAATATATCTCATGAATTCCGCACCCCGCTAACCCTGATCCTCTCGCCTCTGGAAGATTTGATTAATCATGAAAAAATCAATGCACTCGCAGGAAAAAACCTGAAACTAATTAATAAAAACGTTTTCCGGCTGTTGCGGCTGATCAACCAACTCATTGAGTACAGAAAGATTGAATACGGTAAGATGCGAATAAGATCGACACCGAACAATTTGATAGATTTCATTTCGGACATCATCGAAACCTTTCAGCTCGCTGCAAAAAAACAGAATATAGATCTGAGACTCTACACTAAAGAATCGGATATAACGGTTTGGTTTGATGTGAACATGCTCGACAAAGTTATGTTCAACCTGATCTCCAACGCACTGAAATTTACCCCTGTGAATGGAAAGGTCCACATTACCCTCACCATGGATAGTTCCCATGTGTACATCAAGGTCGAAGACAATGGTCCTGGAATGGACGAGGAAGAAACCCTCCACATATTTGAACATTTTTACCAGGCGGAATCTAACGCGAAAAAAGGATCCGGGCTGGGCCTCTCTCTTTCCAAAGAACTGATGACGCTTTTGCATGGCGAACTCAGCGTAGAAAGCCAGAAATGGCGCGGAACGATTTTTACTGTTTCGCTCCCTTTGGGTTCCGAACACCTCCGTGAGGAAGAGAAGCAGACTCAAGTGGAGAAAAGAGACGAACTTTACGAGAATGCAAAAATATATACGAGTGAACTGGAGTATATCCAGGCAGAAAAAAACAGTGGTGCTTTTCGCCAGATAAGGGAACAATCTATATTAGTTATCGAAGATAATGCGGATCTTCTATATTACCTGGGTGAAAAGCTCGGAGGTGAATACGAAGTATTTATTTCGAATACCGGCGAAAGCGGGATCAACTCCGCATACGAGCAGGTACCCGATCTGATTATCTGCGACGTGGTGCTGCCCGATCTTTCAGGAAAAAAGATCACAGAAAAGCTCAAGTCTGATATCCGTACTTCGCACATTCCCATTATCCTGCTCACTGCACAGGGAAGTGTGGAACAGCAAATCAATGGCTTCGAAAGTATGGCAGATGCCTATATCGTCAAACCCTTCAATTATGAATATTTACTTGCGACTGTGAGAAACCTGATGAAAAACAGGCTCTTGCTCAAATCCCATTACACAAGCGACATCAGCTCCGGAAACAGGCAACCTATTTCAAAGAGTCTGGACAAAAAATTTGTGAACGATTTTTCTGGCCTGGTGGAGCAGAACCTGGGCAATGAGAACTTCAGCGTCGATGAAATCAGCAAAGCATTGGGCGTTTCAAGGGTACAGCTGTATAGGAAAGTAAAAGCTTTACTCGATTGCAGCGTTACGGATTACATCATCAACAGAAGGCTGAAAAAAGCAAAATTTCTATTGATCAATGAGAGATATACAATTGCAGAAATTACTTATATGGTTGGATTCTCCTCACCAAATTATTTTTCTACCGTATTCAAATCAAAATATGGCATGAGGCCGAGTGAATTCAAGAGAAAGCAGGCTCCCCTTTAG
- a CDS encoding antibiotic biosynthesis monooxygenase yields the protein MAIHVAITRKILPGKEEEFQESLRNFLGQSFIQDGVHGAAIIRSFPGADHNEIGILRTFKDENERDAFYNSEQFTKWEAYASTLAEPAVYRKLEGLEAWFRSPTPPPRWKMAIATLCGVFPTSLFLYYATGWLLKNLPVPLRLLTTATLMVGILTWVVMPMITKMMKSWLTRNHRQ from the coding sequence ATGGCTATACACGTTGCAATTACGCGCAAAATCCTTCCTGGCAAAGAAGAGGAATTCCAGGAATCCCTGCGGAATTTTCTGGGGCAATCGTTTATACAGGACGGCGTTCATGGAGCTGCAATCATTCGCTCCTTTCCAGGAGCCGACCATAACGAAATTGGCATCTTAAGAACTTTTAAAGACGAAAACGAACGTGATGCATTTTATAATTCTGAACAGTTCACCAAATGGGAAGCCTATGCTTCCACGCTTGCCGAACCCGCTGTATATAGAAAACTAGAGGGACTGGAAGCATGGTTTCGTTCCCCGACCCCACCACCAAGATGGAAGATGGCCATTGCTACGCTATGCGGCGTATTTCCAACAAGTCTTTTCCTCTATTACGCTACCGGGTGGCTTCTGAAAAACCTGCCCGTTCCGTTGAGGTTATTAACAACAGCGACACTGATGGTTGGAATACTGACATGGGTAGTAATGCCAATGATAACCAAAATGATGAAAAGCTGGCTAACCCGTAATCATCGACAATGA
- a CDS encoding nuclear transport factor 2 family protein translates to MLESAKAAIAKGDYEGFLSYCTEDTVWNFIGEQVLNGKDAVRKYMDEVYAEPPKFRVENLITEGDFVVAVGKINLKNKEGNSVDYAYCDVWRLRDGKLHDLKAFVVEEPSA, encoded by the coding sequence GTGCTAGAAAGTGCCAAAGCGGCTATTGCCAAAGGCGATTATGAAGGTTTTTTATCGTACTGTACGGAAGATACGGTCTGGAACTTTATTGGCGAGCAGGTTTTGAATGGAAAAGATGCTGTGCGAAAATACATGGATGAGGTATACGCAGAACCGCCAAAGTTTAGGGTGGAAAACCTGATTACCGAGGGGGATTTTGTGGTTGCTGTTGGCAAAATCAATTTAAAAAACAAGGAAGGCAACTCCGTTGATTACGCCTATTGTGACGTATGGCGATTGCGCGATGGTAAGCTACACGACTTGAAGGCCTTTGTTGTGGAAGAACCGTCGGCTTAG
- a CDS encoding ATP-binding protein, with amino-acid sequence MQKTSEHISLERAYEELRLQLEEANDIIHAIRSGEVDALVVNGENGHQLFTLKSADHTYRIFIEQMSQSALTLDASARVLYCNSQLAKLLELPLEKIIGLNFLTFFSKEDQATVREIIDVAWEKDTRTEINIISSSGASLSVQLSLKVLNLDEGTALSVIITDLSELKKNQLLLETRNKELEAARKTADELNENLENIVRLRTRELEAINEELAAVNDLQTEINNQLNNAVHALKESEDNLQSAFDAAELGSCNLDVKTGRVEVSERFRELCGLPLGEEVSWAMVLDCVGAEYLSDLEQVFQDCIHLRKPLDYTYPIRHFISGERRWVRIVGKAKKGSDGDFDSIYAVLMDVTDQKRDEQRKNDFIAMVSHELKTPLTSMKGYIQVMQLKARGNQDAFADKALQRAERQVNKMTSMINGFLNLSRLESGKMLMDFQTIEMSVLLEEVVEEYIATVNSHNIKFAFQPGFFVSVDRDKVGHVVNNLISNAVKYSPVDSEITVESYLEGETAVFRIEDHGMGIDESDIPKLFERFYRVENNRMSTVAGFGIGLYLSAEIIQRHGGKIWAESQLGKGSVFYFSLPLVNPSMSL; translated from the coding sequence ATGCAAAAGACAAGTGAACATATCAGTCTCGAGCGTGCCTATGAGGAACTTCGTCTCCAGCTAGAGGAAGCTAACGATATTATTCATGCCATCCGCTCGGGCGAAGTTGATGCCCTGGTTGTAAATGGTGAGAATGGTCACCAGCTTTTTACGCTGAAGAGTGCTGACCATACCTACCGGATCTTTATCGAACAGATGTCGCAAAGTGCACTAACCCTTGATGCATCTGCCCGGGTATTGTACTGCAATTCGCAGTTGGCCAAGCTTTTAGAGTTGCCTTTGGAGAAAATTATCGGCCTAAACTTTTTGACATTTTTTTCAAAAGAAGACCAGGCCACTGTCAGAGAGATAATTGATGTCGCCTGGGAGAAGGACACCAGGACAGAAATTAATATCATAAGCAGCTCAGGTGCATCCTTGTCCGTTCAGCTTTCTTTAAAGGTGCTTAATCTTGATGAGGGTACCGCGCTAAGTGTTATTATTACTGATCTGAGCGAGCTGAAGAAAAACCAGTTGCTTTTAGAGACCAGGAACAAGGAGCTTGAAGCAGCAAGAAAAACAGCGGATGAACTCAATGAGAATCTTGAAAATATCGTGAGGCTAAGGACGCGGGAACTGGAAGCGATCAATGAAGAGCTCGCGGCTGTCAATGATCTCCAGACAGAAATCAATAATCAGCTCAACAATGCAGTTCATGCGTTAAAGGAAAGTGAAGATAACCTACAATCTGCCTTCGATGCAGCTGAGTTGGGGAGCTGTAATCTGGATGTTAAAACAGGACGTGTAGAAGTATCAGAAAGATTCAGGGAACTCTGCGGTCTGCCTTTAGGCGAAGAGGTAAGCTGGGCAATGGTACTGGATTGCGTTGGTGCCGAATATCTTTCAGATCTCGAGCAGGTTTTTCAGGATTGTATCCATCTTAGAAAACCATTAGATTATACCTACCCGATAAGGCATTTTATTTCAGGTGAGCGCCGTTGGGTGAGAATAGTTGGCAAGGCTAAAAAAGGTAGTGATGGCGATTTTGACAGCATTTATGCGGTTCTGATGGATGTAACAGATCAAAAACGTGACGAACAGCGGAAGAATGATTTTATTGCAATGGTTAGCCACGAGCTTAAAACCCCGCTTACTTCCATGAAAGGTTATATCCAGGTGATGCAACTGAAAGCCAGGGGTAATCAGGACGCCTTTGCAGATAAGGCCCTTCAGCGGGCTGAACGTCAGGTTAATAAAATGACAAGCATGATCAATGGTTTTCTAAACCTGTCTCGCCTGGAGTCAGGGAAAATGCTGATGGATTTCCAGACCATAGAAATGTCTGTGCTGCTTGAAGAAGTGGTTGAGGAGTATATTGCAACGGTAAACAGCCACAATATAAAATTTGCATTCCAGCCCGGTTTTTTTGTGAGTGTAGATAGAGACAAGGTTGGGCATGTGGTTAATAATTTAATCAGCAATGCGGTGAAATATTCACCTGTAGATAGTGAAATAACTGTTGAGAGTTATCTTGAAGGCGAGACAGCCGTATTCCGGATAGAGGACCATGGAATGGGAATAGATGAAAGCGACATTCCAAAACTTTTCGAGCGGTTTTACCGGGTAGAGAACAATCGAATGTCTACTGTTGCCGGTTTTGGAATAGGTCTTTATCTATCTGCAGAGATTATTCAAAGACATGGGGGAAAGATCTGGGCAGAAAGCCAGCTCGGAAAGGGATCTGTTTTTTATTTTAGCCTGCCTCTAGTTAATCCTTCAATGAGCCTTTAG
- a CDS encoding circadian clock KaiB family protein, which translates to MSIGNPDHQDHTQSVEFFSLRLFIAGASPVSARAIVNIRAICEEFIAGRYELDIIDAHQQPLLVQQEDVTAIPMLIKKSPLPTKKLIGDFSDREKVLKGLGISY; encoded by the coding sequence ATGTCAATAGGAAATCCAGATCATCAAGATCATACCCAAAGCGTTGAATTTTTTTCGCTTAGGCTTTTCATTGCTGGTGCATCACCGGTTTCCGCAAGGGCAATTGTAAATATCCGCGCAATCTGCGAGGAATTTATTGCCGGCAGGTACGAGCTGGATATCATTGATGCGCATCAGCAGCCCTTATTGGTTCAGCAGGAAGATGTTACGGCTATTCCGATGCTGATTAAAAAATCGCCTCTCCCTACCAAAAAGCTGATCGGAGACTTCTCTGATCGCGAGAAAGTATTAAAAGGGTTAGGTATCAGCTATTAA
- the kaiB gene encoding circadian clock protein KaiB, producing the protein MGKAYELRLYVAGKTSKSVAALENLKKLCEEHLKGKYSIEVIDLLEKPQLAEGDQIFAIPTLVKKVPEPVRKIIGDLSNEEKVLVGLNIRAKVNH; encoded by the coding sequence GTGGGGAAAGCATATGAACTCCGGCTGTACGTAGCTGGTAAAACAAGTAAATCGGTAGCTGCGCTGGAAAACCTGAAGAAGCTCTGCGAAGAACATCTGAAGGGGAAATATAGCATTGAGGTGATCGACCTTTTGGAAAAACCGCAGCTGGCTGAAGGGGATCAGATATTTGCGATTCCAACGCTGGTGAAAAAAGTTCCAGAACCCGTTCGCAAAATCATTGGTGACCTTTCAAATGAGGAAAAGGTTCTGGTGGGACTGAATATACGTGCAAAGGTTAATCATTAA
- the kaiC gene encoding circadian clock protein KaiC — protein sequence MAKSKKQLEARSSGTIPKTLTGISGLDEVTLGGLPSGRPTLVCGEAGCGKTLFSIEFIVKGALYYDEPGVFMAFEEKAEELRANVASLGFDLERLEKDKKIKLDYVHIDRSEIEETGEYDLEGLFIRLGYAIDSIGAKRVVLDTIENLFSGLSNVAVLRAEIRRLFQFLKSKGVTAIITGERGGSGLTRQGLEEYVSDCVILLDHRITNQISTRRLRIVKYRGSVHGTNEYPFLIDDEGISVLPVTSLELNHEVSSKSLSSGIPALDKMLGNSGFFKGSSILVSGTAGTGKTSIAATFTNSACLRGEKCLYFAFEESPKQIIRNMHSIGIDLQKHVTEGSLEFYASRPTLYGLEMHLVAIHKAIKKFKPSVVVLDPITNLITIGSVSDVKTMLVRLIDFLQAEQITVMFTALSLNNIVNEQTDEGVSSLVDAWLLIRDIESNGERNRGLYIMKSRGMKHSNQIREFVITDQGLNLIDVYLTEDGVLTGSAREARVLLEQTGEIIHAQAVSRKDRELERKRKILESKIESLKSEYESVEEELNKVYVEEALKKQIMGETISKIADLRRGNTGSEEKNINKKRNK from the coding sequence ATGGCTAAATCAAAAAAGCAATTGGAAGCGCGCTCATCTGGTACAATTCCTAAAACACTTACTGGTATTTCCGGACTGGATGAGGTTACACTGGGTGGGCTGCCCTCGGGAAGGCCTACACTTGTTTGTGGCGAGGCGGGTTGTGGTAAAACACTTTTTTCCATAGAGTTCATTGTAAAAGGGGCCCTGTATTATGATGAGCCTGGGGTATTTATGGCTTTTGAAGAAAAAGCTGAAGAACTTAGAGCGAATGTAGCCTCACTCGGATTTGATCTGGAGCGTTTAGAAAAGGATAAGAAGATTAAGCTGGATTATGTGCACATCGACCGTTCGGAAATAGAAGAGACAGGAGAGTATGATCTGGAGGGACTTTTCATTCGTTTGGGCTATGCAATTGACAGTATAGGTGCAAAAAGAGTTGTGCTTGATACGATCGAGAACCTGTTTTCAGGGCTGAGTAATGTTGCCGTGCTACGGGCGGAGATCAGGAGACTTTTCCAGTTTCTAAAATCGAAGGGTGTTACGGCAATCATTACGGGAGAACGTGGTGGAAGTGGGCTCACCCGCCAGGGGCTGGAAGAATATGTGTCCGACTGTGTGATTTTACTTGACCATCGGATTACTAACCAGATTTCTACCAGGCGGCTTCGGATTGTAAAATACCGTGGATCGGTCCACGGAACTAATGAGTATCCCTTTCTGATCGATGATGAGGGCATTTCTGTGCTTCCGGTTACCTCTCTGGAACTGAATCATGAGGTTTCTTCGAAAAGCCTGTCTTCAGGTATTCCTGCGCTTGACAAAATGCTGGGAAATTCCGGCTTTTTTAAAGGAAGCAGTATATTGGTTTCAGGTACGGCCGGAACGGGGAAGACCAGTATAGCGGCCACATTCACCAATTCCGCCTGTCTGCGTGGTGAAAAATGTCTTTACTTTGCTTTTGAAGAATCCCCGAAACAGATCATCAGGAACATGCATTCTATCGGTATTGATCTTCAAAAACACGTAACAGAAGGCAGCCTGGAGTTTTATGCTTCACGACCTACTTTATATGGCCTTGAAATGCACCTGGTGGCGATACACAAGGCGATCAAAAAATTTAAGCCCTCGGTGGTTGTGCTTGACCCGATCACCAACCTGATCACGATAGGATCTGTAAGTGATGTGAAAACCATGCTTGTTCGCCTTATCGACTTTCTACAGGCTGAGCAGATTACGGTAATGTTTACTGCACTTAGCCTCAATAATATAGTGAACGAACAGACCGACGAGGGGGTATCTTCGCTTGTTGATGCATGGCTGTTGATTCGGGATATTGAGAGTAATGGCGAAAGGAACAGAGGACTATATATCATGAAATCCAGGGGTATGAAACATTCCAACCAGATAAGGGAGTTTGTTATTACCGATCAGGGGCTAAACCTGATAGATGTATATCTTACAGAGGATGGTGTGCTTACCGGTTCAGCAAGAGAGGCACGGGTGCTTTTGGAGCAGACCGGTGAAATTATCCATGCCCAGGCAGTTAGCCGTAAAGACCGGGAACTTGAACGTAAACGGAAAATTTTAGAATCAAAGATTGAAAGTTTAAAGTCAGAATATGAGTCTGTAGAAGAAGAACTCAATAAAGTTTATGTAGAGGAAGCATTAAAAAAACAGATTATGGGCGAAACGATCAGTAAGATTGCCGACCTCAGAAGAGGGAATACTGGTAGTGAAGAAAAAAATATAAATAAAAAAAGAAATAAATAG
- a CDS encoding GIN domain-containing protein, protein MKTSIKTLTKSVLAAIVLSSAIFSTSVMAGEKQPIKMSAPKNISQVIVSGNVEITLIQGEKEGVSYNDDNTGKVKVIQDGHALKISSADRNTAKITVYVNNIYRVQASENAVVKTAGKLDSKYLQLFLKGNAVAEIDSDTESLYTVIEDHADLKLSGATGEHILVMGSTPKLNLDRFAAMKTQMSSPVTGTTQTASLAK, encoded by the coding sequence ATGAAAACCTCAATCAAAACCCTAACAAAATCAGTATTAGCAGCCATCGTTTTAAGTTCTGCTATTTTCTCAACAAGTGTAATGGCAGGCGAGAAACAGCCAATCAAAATGTCGGCACCTAAAAACATCAGCCAGGTTATTGTAAGCGGAAATGTAGAAATTACTTTAATACAAGGCGAAAAAGAAGGTGTAAGTTACAATGATGATAACACCGGCAAAGTAAAAGTTATCCAGGATGGACATGCATTAAAAATTAGTTCGGCCGATCGAAATACAGCTAAGATTACCGTTTATGTAAACAATATTTATAGAGTACAGGCTTCTGAAAATGCAGTAGTAAAAACTGCAGGCAAATTGGATTCGAAATACCTTCAGCTATTTTTAAAAGGAAATGCGGTTGCTGAAATCGATTCAGATACAGAAAGTTTATATACCGTAATTGAAGATCATGCAGATTTAAAATTAAGTGGTGCTACAGGTGAGCATATCCTGGTAATGGGAAGCACACCAAAATTGAACCTGGACAGATTTGCAGCAATGAAAACACAAATGAGCTCACCAGTAACCGGGACAACACAAACTGCTTCATTAGCAAAATAA